A region from the Actinoplanes sp. OR16 genome encodes:
- a CDS encoding DsrE family protein, whose product MLAGMARLLVVKATSGTDGAERCSQAFTVASTAVASGVDVSLWLTGESAWFALPGRAAEFELPHAAPLPDLLEAILAAGRVTLCTQCAARRGIGPDDVIPGIRIAGAAVFVEEIMSEGAQALVY is encoded by the coding sequence ATGCTGGCCGGTATGGCACGTTTGCTGGTCGTCAAGGCCACCTCCGGCACCGACGGGGCCGAGCGCTGCTCACAGGCCTTCACCGTGGCGAGCACGGCCGTCGCCTCCGGGGTGGACGTCTCGCTCTGGCTGACCGGGGAGTCCGCGTGGTTCGCCCTGCCCGGCCGGGCCGCCGAGTTCGAGCTACCGCACGCCGCGCCGCTCCCCGACCTGCTCGAAGCGATCCTCGCGGCCGGCCGGGTGACGCTCTGCACGCAGTGTGCGGCCCGCCGCGGCATCGGCCCCGACGACGTCATCCCCGGCATCCGCATCGCCGGAGCGGCGGTCTTCGTCGAGGAGATCATGTCCGAAGGCGCCCAAGCCCTCGTCTATTGA
- a CDS encoding FABP family protein, protein MSTEQENPLGPPPWLNAPPVERYPYEDTHDLRSGPDLNPALLGLLPFVGLWRGRGQGGFPAEEDYNFAQEIRISHDGRDFLRYESRAWLLDDDSKPIGQALTESGFWRPVLIDGRPGDEMEATMIRPDGVAELYMGKAATTRLEMGTDAVAYTPSGLHVTGGHRLFGIVEGALLYAHEISIDNSGLQPHMSARLLRIGG, encoded by the coding sequence GTGAGCACCGAGCAGGAGAACCCGCTGGGACCACCGCCGTGGCTCAATGCGCCGCCGGTCGAGCGGTACCCCTATGAGGACACCCACGACCTGCGGTCGGGTCCCGACCTGAACCCGGCACTGCTCGGCCTGCTGCCGTTCGTCGGGCTGTGGCGGGGCCGTGGACAGGGTGGATTCCCGGCGGAGGAGGACTACAACTTCGCCCAGGAGATCCGGATCAGTCACGACGGGCGTGACTTCCTGCGCTACGAATCGCGGGCGTGGCTGCTCGACGACGACTCGAAGCCGATCGGCCAGGCTCTCACCGAGTCCGGCTTCTGGCGGCCGGTCCTGATCGACGGCCGGCCCGGCGACGAGATGGAAGCCACGATGATCCGCCCGGACGGGGTGGCCGAGCTCTACATGGGCAAGGCCGCGACGACCCGGCTGGAGATGGGCACCGACGCGGTGGCGTACACGCCGTCCGGCCTGCACGTGACCGGCGGCCACCGGCTGTTCGGGATCGTCGAGGGCGCGCTGCTCTACGCCCACGAGATCTCGATCGACAACAGTGGGCTGCAGCCGCACATGTCGGCCCGGCTGCTGCGCATCGGCGGCTAG
- a CDS encoding Fur family transcriptional regulator: MSATSLAAMLRERGLRLTPQRQLILEAVHELGHATPESVHNAVRERAAGVNITTVYRTLELLEELGLVNHTHLSHGSPTYHAAGEDQHVHLVCRACGSIAEVDPAVMLPVTDRLRDERDFRVDVGHVSLFGVCGDCKENE; encoded by the coding sequence GTGTCCGCCACATCGCTAGCCGCCATGCTGCGTGAGCGTGGTCTGCGGCTCACCCCGCAGCGTCAGCTGATCTTGGAAGCGGTGCACGAACTCGGTCACGCGACACCGGAGTCCGTGCACAACGCGGTTCGCGAGCGCGCGGCCGGCGTCAACATCACCACGGTCTACCGGACTCTGGAGCTTCTCGAGGAGCTCGGTCTGGTGAACCACACCCATCTGTCGCACGGCTCCCCGACGTACCACGCGGCCGGCGAGGATCAGCACGTCCACCTGGTCTGCCGGGCCTGCGGCTCGATCGCCGAGGTCGATCCCGCGGTGATGCTGCCGGTGACCGACCGGCTGCGGGACGAGCGCGATTTCCGGGTCGACGTGGGTCACGTGTCCCTGTTCGGGGTCTGCGGCGACTGCAAGGAGAACGAGTAG
- a CDS encoding aminotransferase class IV, which yields MTERILVSPGDLLGDGVFETIHLRPAGPWLLEEHLARLRRSAEILEMPPPPISKIRTAISEISEMSGVLRIVYTRNRTVSVTVSTIPAAVLGERHDGIRAISARLDDPPPWSIREAKSLSYASNFAARRWAARHGAEEVVWLSSRGYVLEAPTSSVVWLTDGVLATVPPAEAGILAGITAAHLLSAAGEAGLTAAERMITLPDLAAADAIWLASSLRGLAEVTELDGVARGRSPWTPRLLELLGY from the coding sequence GTGACCGAGCGGATCCTGGTGTCTCCCGGCGACCTCCTCGGAGACGGTGTCTTCGAGACCATCCATCTTCGGCCGGCGGGTCCGTGGCTGCTGGAGGAGCACCTGGCGCGGTTGCGGCGATCCGCCGAGATCCTGGAGATGCCGCCGCCACCGATCTCCAAGATCCGCACCGCCATATCCGAAATTTCGGAAATGTCGGGCGTACTTCGCATCGTCTACACCCGCAACCGAACCGTCAGCGTGACAGTCTCCACGATCCCCGCAGCCGTGCTGGGAGAACGCCATGACGGCATCCGGGCGATCAGCGCGCGACTGGACGACCCACCCCCATGGTCGATCCGCGAAGCCAAGTCGCTCTCCTACGCGAGCAATTTCGCGGCCCGGCGCTGGGCGGCGCGGCATGGCGCCGAGGAGGTGGTCTGGCTTTCGAGCCGGGGGTACGTGCTGGAAGCGCCCACTTCGTCGGTGGTGTGGCTCACCGACGGGGTGCTGGCGACCGTCCCGCCGGCCGAGGCCGGGATCCTCGCCGGGATCACCGCCGCGCACCTGCTCTCGGCGGCCGGCGAGGCGGGCCTGACAGCGGCGGAACGAATGATCACCCTGCCCGACCTGGCCGCCGCCGACGCGATCTGGCTGGCGTCCTCGCTGCGTGGCCTCGCCGAGGTGACCGAGCTGGACGGGGTCGCCCGCGGCCGATCGCCGTGGACGCCCCGCCTGCTCGAACTGCTGGGGTACTAG
- the mtfM gene encoding small membrane protein MtfM → MVTEIGFVSLLVAALGALAGGFGYLAVRISRGRW, encoded by the coding sequence ATGGTTACGGAGATCGGGTTCGTGAGCCTGCTGGTGGCTGCCTTGGGCGCGCTGGCGGGCGGTTTCGGTTATCTAGCAGTTCGTATTTCGAGGGGGCGTTGGTGA